A genome region from Mycobacterium florentinum includes the following:
- a CDS encoding RDD family protein, translating into MTDQPPPSSPPEPSGGFEPAPGGYEPAPSAPGASYPPPPPPPGGGYPPPPPSAGGYTPPPPGPAVRALPTDSYTPWITRVLALLIDYLPYAIVQGIGTGIMYATQQSSCVTDITQYDVSQYCVSQPSMIGQLAQWMATLAGLAYWLWNRGYRQGTTGSSLGKTVMKIKVVSETTGQPIGFGLSVVRDLAHFVDAVICFIGFLFPLWDAKRQTLADKIMTTVVLPV; encoded by the coding sequence ATGACCGATCAGCCGCCGCCCTCCTCGCCGCCTGAACCGTCCGGTGGCTTTGAACCGGCTCCCGGCGGGTATGAACCCGCTCCTTCCGCGCCCGGCGCCTCGTACCCGCCCCCGCCCCCGCCGCCCGGTGGCGGTTACCCGCCACCGCCGCCGTCGGCCGGTGGATACACCCCGCCGCCGCCCGGGCCCGCCGTCCGGGCGCTGCCGACGGACTCCTACACGCCGTGGATCACCCGGGTGCTGGCGCTGCTCATCGACTACCTGCCTTACGCGATCGTGCAGGGCATCGGCACCGGGATCATGTATGCCACCCAGCAGTCGTCCTGCGTCACCGACATCACGCAGTACGACGTCAGCCAGTACTGCGTGAGCCAGCCCTCGATGATCGGCCAGCTGGCGCAATGGATGGCGACGCTGGCGGGTCTGGCTTACTGGCTCTGGAACCGGGGCTACCGCCAGGGCACCACCGGATCGAGCCTGGGCAAGACGGTGATGAAGATCAAGGTGGTCAGCGAGACCACCGGGCAGCCGATCGGCTTCGGTTTGTCCGTAGTGCGCGACCTCGCACACTTCGTCGACGCGGTCATCTGCTTCATCGGTTTCCTGTTTCCGCTCTGGGACGCCAAACGACAGACGCTCGCCGACAAGATCATGACGACGGTGGTCCTGCCGGTCTGA
- a CDS encoding cystathionine gamma-synthase: protein MSENRSGHDGINGLATKAIHAGYHPDPATGAVNAPIYASSTFAQDGVGGLRGGFEYARTGNPTRAALEASLAAVEGGAFGRAFSSGMAATDCALRAMLRPGDHLVIPNDAYGGTFRLIDKVFTQWGVGYTPAALSDLDAVAAAITPRTRLIWVETPTNPLLSITDIAAIAELGKQYSAKVLVDNTFASPALQQALPLGADVVLHSTTKYIGGHSDVVGGALVTNDKVLDDAFAFLQNGAGAVPGPFDAYLTMRGLKTLVLRMQRHSENALAVAEFLAEHPSVSTVLYPGLSTHPGHEVAARQMSGFGGMVSVRMRGGWAAAEKLCAATKVFILAESLGGVESLIEHPSAMTHASTAGSQLEVPDDLVRLSVGIEDVSDLLADLEQALG, encoded by the coding sequence ATGAGCGAAAACCGTAGCGGACACGACGGAATCAACGGGCTGGCCACCAAGGCCATCCATGCCGGCTACCACCCGGATCCGGCAACCGGGGCGGTCAACGCTCCGATCTACGCCAGCAGCACGTTCGCCCAAGACGGCGTCGGAGGTCTGCGCGGCGGGTTCGAATACGCGCGCACCGGCAACCCGACCCGCGCCGCGCTGGAGGCCTCGCTGGCCGCCGTCGAGGGCGGCGCGTTCGGGCGAGCGTTCAGCTCCGGCATGGCGGCGACCGACTGTGCGCTGCGCGCCATGCTGCGGCCCGGCGACCATCTGGTGATCCCAAACGACGCTTACGGCGGCACATTCCGCTTGATCGACAAGGTCTTCACCCAGTGGGGCGTCGGGTACACGCCGGCCGCCCTCTCGGACCTCGACGCCGTCGCGGCCGCGATCACCCCGCGGACCCGGCTGATCTGGGTGGAAACACCGACCAATCCGCTGCTGTCCATCACCGACATCGCGGCAATTGCCGAGCTGGGCAAGCAGTATTCAGCAAAAGTGTTGGTGGACAACACCTTTGCTTCGCCAGCGCTGCAGCAGGCCTTGCCGCTGGGCGCCGACGTCGTGTTGCACTCGACGACCAAGTACATCGGCGGCCACTCCGACGTGGTGGGCGGCGCCTTGGTCACCAACGACAAAGTGCTCGACGACGCCTTCGCCTTTCTGCAGAACGGGGCGGGCGCGGTGCCGGGCCCGTTCGACGCCTACCTGACGATGCGCGGCCTGAAGACGTTGGTGCTGCGGATGCAGCGGCACAGCGAAAATGCTTTGGCCGTAGCAGAATTCCTCGCCGAGCATCCGTCGGTGAGCACGGTGCTGTATCCGGGTCTGTCCACGCATCCCGGCCATGAGGTCGCCGCGCGCCAGATGTCCGGCTTCGGCGGCATGGTGTCGGTGCGCATGCGCGGGGGCTGGGCCGCCGCCGAGAAGCTTTGTGCCGCTACCAAAGTGTTCATCCTGGCCGAATCGCTGGGTGGGGTCGAGTCGTTGATCGAGCACCCCAGCGCCATGACGCACGCGTCAACGGCCGGTTCGCAATTGGAAGTACCCGACGACCTGGTCCGCCTGTCGGTGGGCATCGAGGACGTCAGCGACCTGCTGGCCGACCTCGAACAAGCCCTGGGCTAG
- the greA gene encoding transcription elongation factor GreA: MTDTQVTWLTQESHDRLKAELDQLIANRPVIAAEINDRREEGDLRENGGYHAAREEQGQQEARIRQLQDLLNNAKVGEAPKQSGIALPGSVVKVYYDGDKSDTETFLIATRQEGVKDGKLEVYSPKSPLGEALIDAKVGETRTYTVPNGNTVEVTLVSAEPYHD, encoded by the coding sequence ATGACGGACACTCAGGTGACCTGGCTGACCCAGGAATCACATGACCGGCTGAAGGCTGAGCTCGATCAGCTGATCGCGAATCGTCCCGTCATCGCCGCGGAAATCAACGACCGCCGCGAGGAGGGCGACCTTCGGGAGAACGGCGGATACCACGCCGCTCGTGAGGAGCAGGGCCAGCAGGAGGCGCGCATCCGCCAGCTGCAGGACCTGCTGAACAACGCCAAGGTCGGCGAGGCTCCCAAGCAGTCCGGTATCGCGCTGCCCGGTTCGGTGGTCAAGGTGTACTACGACGGCGACAAGTCCGACACCGAGACGTTCCTGATCGCCACCCGCCAGGAAGGCGTCAAGGACGGCAAGCTCGAGGTGTACTCGCCCAAGTCACCGTTGGGCGAGGCACTGATCGACGCCAAGGTCGGCGAGACCCGCACCTACACCGTGCCCAACGGCAACACCGTCGAGGTGACGCTGGTGAGCGCGGAGCCGTATCACGACTAG
- a CDS encoding DUF4307 domain-containing protein yields the protein MTPTSIPRPEARYGHSRLSRVSRRRVAIALGVLVLAAGIGVAILGYQRLGTSAVSGSLAGYQVVDNETATVTISVTRSDPSRPVDCIVRVRAKDGSETGRREVLVGPSTQATVQVTTTVKSSAPPAMADIYGCGTDVPGYLRAA from the coding sequence ATGACCCCGACTTCCATTCCGCGCCCCGAGGCCCGCTACGGGCACTCGCGCCTGTCCCGGGTCTCGCGACGCCGGGTGGCCATCGCGCTGGGTGTGCTGGTCCTCGCGGCCGGCATCGGCGTCGCGATCCTCGGCTATCAACGGCTGGGCACCAGTGCCGTCTCGGGGTCGCTGGCCGGCTATCAGGTGGTCGACAACGAGACGGCGACAGTCACGATCAGCGTGACGCGATCTGATCCGTCGCGGCCGGTGGACTGCATCGTGCGGGTCCGCGCCAAGGACGGCAGCGAGACGGGCCGGCGCGAGGTATTGGTGGGGCCATCGACGCAGGCAACGGTGCAGGTCACGACCACGGTGAAGTCGTCGGCGCCGCCGGCGATGGCAGACATTTACGGATGCGGCACCGACGTGCCCGGCTACCTACGCGCAGCCTGA
- the mca gene encoding mycothiol conjugate amidase Mca, producing the protein MSELRLMAVHAHPDDESSKGAATLARYADEGHRVLVVTLTGGERGDILNPAMDLPDVKQHIAEIRRDEMAKAAEILGVEHTWLGFVDSGLPKGDPPPPLPDGCFALVPLHESVEALVRVVREFRPHVITTYDENGGYPHPDHIACHRVSVGAYEAAGDYARFPDAGEPWTVSKLYYNHGFLRARMQLLHDEAIKHGHEPPFQKWLEHWKPEHDPFESRVTTRVECSEYFSQRDDALRAHATQIDPNADFFAAPLAWQQRLWPTEEYELARSNVPVRLPEDDLFAGIENHA; encoded by the coding sequence GTGAGCGAACTGCGGTTGATGGCGGTGCACGCCCACCCCGACGACGAATCCAGCAAGGGTGCGGCCACACTCGCCCGTTATGCCGACGAGGGTCACCGCGTGCTGGTCGTGACGTTGACAGGGGGCGAGCGCGGCGACATCCTCAACCCGGCGATGGACCTGCCCGACGTGAAGCAGCACATCGCCGAGATTCGCCGTGACGAGATGGCCAAGGCGGCCGAGATTCTCGGCGTCGAGCACACCTGGCTCGGCTTCGTCGATTCCGGCCTGCCCAAGGGTGATCCGCCGCCGCCGCTGCCCGACGGCTGCTTCGCGCTGGTGCCGTTGCACGAGTCCGTCGAGGCGCTGGTGCGCGTGGTCCGCGAGTTCCGCCCGCACGTGATCACCACGTACGACGAGAACGGCGGCTATCCGCATCCGGATCACATTGCCTGCCATCGGGTTTCGGTCGGTGCCTACGAGGCGGCCGGCGACTACGCCCGCTTCCCGGACGCCGGCGAACCCTGGACGGTATCCAAGCTCTACTACAACCACGGTTTCCTGCGGGCGCGGATGCAGCTGCTGCACGACGAAGCCATCAAGCACGGTCACGAACCCCCGTTCCAAAAGTGGCTCGAGCATTGGAAACCCGAGCACGATCCGTTCGAGTCGCGGGTGACCACGCGTGTCGAGTGCTCGGAATATTTCAGCCAGCGCGACGACGCACTGCGGGCACACGCCACCCAGATCGACCCGAACGCCGACTTCTTCGCCGCTCCGCTCGCCTGGCAGCAGCGGCTATGGCCGACCGAGGAGTACGAGCTGGCCCGCTCGAACGTCCCCGTCCGGCTGCCCGAGGACGACCTGTTCGCCGGAATCGAGAACCACGCGTGA
- a CDS encoding thioredoxin domain-containing protein, translating into MSPAESAGANTLGLATSPYLRQHADNPVHWQQWTPQAMEDAADRDVPILLSIGYAACHWCHVMAHESFEDDEVAAAMNADFVCVKVDREERPDIDAVYMNATVALTGHGGWPMTCFLTPDGRPFFCGTYYPKEGFLQLLSAVTETWRERRGEVEEASDHIAGELRKMSSGLPDGGPDIDPALCDHAVAAVLADQDTVHGGFGGAPKFPPSAVLEALLRNYERTGSPSALVAVERTGNAMARGGIYDQLAGGFARYSVDNAWVVPHFEKMLYDNALLLRAYAHWARRTADPLARRVTAQTARFLLDELGDGAMFTSSLDADADGREGSTYVWTPQQLTEVLGPDDGPWAARVFAVTESGTFEHGTSVLQLPSDPDDAQRFERVRTALLAARRTRTQPGRDDKVVTSWNGLAITALAEASVALEDPELTRAARRCATALLDTHVIGGRLRRASLGGVVGESAAILEDYAMLATGLLVLYQLTVEDVWLTAAGELLDTALAHFADPQRPGRWYDTADDAEHLMLRPADPLDGATPSGASTIAEALLTAAHLVGSATAPRYLKAATEALTAHSVLLAKAPRSAGHWIAVAEAAIRGPLQIAVACHSPRSPLLTDARRFAPGGAIVMGGKMDSSALLVGRDRVRGDDAAYVCRGRLCDLPVTRSADLAAALGVPAG; encoded by the coding sequence ATGAGCCCGGCTGAATCGGCCGGCGCCAATACCCTCGGGCTGGCCACCAGCCCCTATTTGCGTCAGCACGCCGACAATCCGGTGCACTGGCAGCAGTGGACGCCGCAGGCGATGGAAGACGCGGCGGACCGCGATGTGCCGATCCTGCTCTCGATCGGCTACGCCGCCTGTCACTGGTGTCATGTGATGGCCCACGAATCGTTCGAGGACGACGAGGTGGCCGCCGCGATGAACGCGGACTTCGTCTGCGTCAAGGTCGATCGCGAGGAACGCCCGGACATCGACGCGGTCTACATGAACGCCACCGTCGCGCTCACCGGGCACGGCGGCTGGCCGATGACGTGTTTCCTCACCCCGGACGGGCGGCCCTTCTTCTGCGGTACCTACTACCCGAAAGAAGGCTTTCTGCAACTTCTTTCGGCCGTCACCGAAACCTGGCGGGAACGCCGCGGCGAGGTCGAGGAGGCGTCGGACCACATCGCCGGCGAGCTGCGCAAGATGTCGTCCGGGCTGCCCGACGGCGGGCCGGACATCGACCCGGCGCTGTGTGACCACGCCGTCGCCGCGGTGCTGGCCGACCAGGACACCGTGCACGGCGGGTTCGGCGGCGCGCCCAAATTCCCGCCGTCCGCAGTGCTCGAAGCGCTGCTGCGCAACTACGAGCGCACCGGATCGCCGTCGGCGCTCGTGGCCGTCGAGCGCACCGGCAACGCGATGGCCCGCGGCGGGATCTACGACCAACTCGCCGGCGGCTTCGCGCGCTACAGCGTCGACAACGCCTGGGTGGTACCGCATTTCGAGAAAATGCTCTACGACAACGCGCTGTTGCTGCGCGCCTACGCGCACTGGGCCCGGCGTACCGCAGATCCGTTGGCCCGCCGGGTCACCGCGCAGACCGCACGATTCTTGCTCGACGAGCTGGGTGACGGCGCCATGTTCACGTCGTCGCTGGATGCCGACGCCGACGGCCGCGAGGGCTCGACGTATGTCTGGACGCCGCAGCAGTTGACCGAGGTGCTCGGTCCCGACGACGGCCCTTGGGCCGCGCGGGTTTTCGCGGTCACCGAGTCCGGGACCTTCGAACACGGGACGTCGGTGCTGCAGTTGCCCAGCGATCCCGACGACGCGCAACGCTTCGAACGGGTGCGGACCGCGCTGTTGGCCGCCCGGCGCACCCGGACCCAGCCGGGACGCGACGACAAGGTCGTCACATCGTGGAACGGGCTGGCGATCACCGCGCTGGCCGAGGCCAGTGTGGCCTTGGAAGATCCCGAGCTGACCCGCGCGGCGCGGCGCTGCGCGACGGCGCTGCTGGACACCCATGTCATCGGCGGTCGGCTGCGCCGGGCCAGCCTCGGCGGGGTGGTCGGCGAGAGTGCCGCCATCCTGGAGGACTACGCGATGCTGGCCACCGGGCTGCTGGTGCTCTACCAGCTGACCGTCGAGGACGTCTGGCTGACGGCGGCGGGTGAGCTGCTCGACACCGCCCTTGCGCATTTCGCCGATCCGCAGCGACCCGGCCGCTGGTATGACACCGCCGACGACGCCGAGCATCTGATGCTCCGGCCGGCCGACCCGCTGGACGGGGCCACCCCGTCGGGCGCGTCGACGATCGCCGAGGCGCTGCTGACCGCGGCGCATCTGGTCGGCAGTGCCACAGCGCCGCGCTACCTGAAAGCGGCGACCGAGGCGCTGACCGCGCATTCGGTATTGCTGGCCAAGGCACCGCGGTCGGCCGGGCACTGGATTGCCGTGGCCGAAGCCGCGATCCGCGGCCCGCTGCAGATCGCGGTCGCCTGCCACTCCCCGCGCTCACCGCTGCTGACCGACGCCCGCCGGTTCGCGCCCGGCGGGGCGATCGTGATGGGCGGCAAGATGGACTCGTCGGCACTGCTGGTCGGCCGGGATCGGGTGCGCGGCGACGACGCCGCCTACGTGTGCCGCGGCCGGCTCTGCGATCTGCCGGTGACCCGGTCGGCCGACCTGGCCGCCGCCTTGGGTGTGCCCGCGGGCTAG
- the trhA gene encoding PAQR family membrane homeostasis protein TrhA — protein MSGPTTTATDPDAESPGVAANAAHQLVDGVARVLTKPRFRGWIHVYSAGTAVFAGASLVAVSWAVGSTRAGLATLLYTFATIIMFTVSATYHRVHWKSETAKKWMKRADHSMIFVFIAGSYTPFALLALSPHDGRVVLCIVWGGAAAGILLKMLWPSAPRWVGVPLYILLGWVAVWYTGEILHNSGVTAMVLLFVGGALYSIGGILYALRWPDPWPSTFGYHEFFHACTAIAAICHYIAMWFVVF, from the coding sequence ATGAGCGGGCCGACCACCACCGCCACCGACCCGGACGCCGAATCGCCGGGAGTCGCGGCCAATGCCGCGCACCAACTCGTCGACGGCGTCGCCCGGGTACTGACCAAGCCGCGGTTCCGCGGCTGGATCCACGTCTATTCGGCCGGCACCGCGGTTTTCGCGGGCGCCTCGCTGGTCGCGGTGTCATGGGCGGTGGGCTCCACCCGGGCCGGACTGGCAACCCTGCTTTATACCTTCGCCACCATCATCATGTTCACCGTCAGTGCCACCTACCACCGCGTGCACTGGAAGTCCGAGACCGCCAAGAAGTGGATGAAGCGGGCCGACCACTCGATGATCTTCGTGTTCATCGCCGGCAGCTACACCCCGTTCGCCTTGCTGGCCTTGTCGCCGCACGACGGGCGCGTGGTGTTGTGCATCGTCTGGGGCGGCGCGGCGGCCGGGATCCTGCTCAAGATGCTGTGGCCGTCGGCGCCACGCTGGGTCGGCGTGCCGCTCTACATCCTGCTGGGTTGGGTGGCGGTCTGGTACACCGGCGAGATCCTGCACAACTCGGGTGTGACCGCGATGGTGCTGCTGTTCGTCGGTGGCGCGCTGTACAGCATCGGCGGCATTCTCTACGCGCTGCGCTGGCCCGACCCGTGGCCGTCGACGTTCGGCTATCACGAGTTCTTCCACGCCTGCACCGCGATAGCGGCGATCTGCCACTACATCGCGATGTGGTTCGTGGTGTTCTGA
- a CDS encoding (2Z,6E)-farnesyl diphosphate synthase — protein sequence MEIIPPRLKDPLYRVYELRLRQGLAASKSQLPRHIAVLCDGNRRWARDAGYDDVSYGYRMGAAKIAEMLRWCQEAGVEMTTVYLLSTENLQRDPDELAGLIEVITDVVEEICAPANRWSVRTVGDLELLGDEPARRLRGAVESTPSVAPFHVNVAVGYGGRQEIVGAVRALLSKELANGATGEDLVDAVTVDAISENLYTSGQPDPDLVIRTSGEQRLSGFLLWQSAYSEMWFCETHWPAFRRVDFLRALRDYSRRDRRLGK from the coding sequence GTGGAGATTATCCCGCCGCGGCTCAAAGACCCGCTCTATCGCGTCTACGAGCTGCGGCTGAGGCAGGGCCTGGCCGCCTCGAAATCCCAGCTCCCGCGGCATATCGCCGTGCTGTGCGACGGTAACCGGCGGTGGGCCCGCGACGCGGGATACGACGACGTCAGCTACGGCTACCGGATGGGCGCGGCCAAGATCGCCGAAATGCTGCGCTGGTGTCAGGAAGCCGGCGTCGAAATGACCACCGTCTACCTGCTGTCCACCGAAAACCTGCAACGCGATCCCGACGAGCTGGCCGGGCTGATCGAGGTCATCACCGACGTCGTCGAGGAGATCTGCGCACCGGCTAATCGGTGGAGCGTGCGCACGGTCGGGGACCTGGAACTGCTCGGCGACGAGCCCGCCCGCCGGTTACGGGGTGCGGTCGAGTCCACGCCCAGCGTCGCGCCGTTTCACGTCAACGTGGCCGTCGGCTACGGCGGCCGCCAAGAGATCGTCGGCGCGGTGCGGGCGCTGTTGAGCAAGGAACTCGCCAACGGCGCCACCGGCGAGGATCTCGTCGACGCGGTGACGGTCGACGCCATCTCCGAGAACCTCTACACCTCCGGGCAGCCCGACCCCGACCTGGTCATCCGCACCTCGGGCGAGCAACGGCTGTCGGGGTTTCTGCTCTGGCAGAGTGCCTACTCGGAGATGTGGTTCTGCGAAACGCACTGGCCCGCGTTCCGCCGTGTCGACTTCCTGCGCGCGCTGCGCGACTACAGCCGGCGCGATCGGCGCCTCGGCAAGTAG
- a CDS encoding methyltransferase, which produces MLSPTLPPARFARAIEFVRHQVGQLHQRMAPPPAAMMEMITNAWAAQAITAAADLGIADVLAKGPLSVDEVAEAVDADADTIGRLLRALSSRGIFRLRRDGRYDLTPIAETLRSDSDVSLRAFARFVGSPQDREHWSHFTDSIRTGRPVIPELRGKPCFEYLAEVPELDEVFNQAMTDLSELEIPPVVAGYDFSRFGTIVDIAGGRGRLLAAILNATPKARGILFDQPHVVAGASSLLEEHGVADRVKLVEGSFFESVADGGDAYLLKHIIHDWPDDEAVQILSNIRKAAGVGKQVLILEFVIPRHEREFPGHWMDLEMHVAAGARERTAGQYGRLLSRAGFRLTRVVETASPLSIVEAVAV; this is translated from the coding sequence ATGCTTTCGCCGACCCTTCCACCCGCTCGATTCGCGCGGGCCATCGAGTTCGTCCGGCACCAGGTCGGTCAGCTACACCAGCGGATGGCACCGCCGCCGGCCGCGATGATGGAAATGATCACGAATGCCTGGGCCGCACAGGCGATTACCGCGGCCGCCGACCTTGGCATCGCCGACGTGCTCGCCAAGGGGCCGTTGTCGGTTGACGAGGTGGCCGAGGCGGTCGACGCGGATGCCGATACCATCGGTCGTCTGCTGAGGGCCTTGAGCTCGCGAGGGATTTTCCGGCTCCGCCGCGACGGGCGCTACGACCTCACCCCGATTGCGGAAACACTGCGCAGCGATAGCGATGTCTCACTGCGCGCGTTCGCCCGATTCGTGGGTTCACCCCAGGACCGGGAGCACTGGAGCCACTTCACGGACTCGATCCGCACCGGCCGGCCCGTCATCCCCGAACTGCGCGGCAAGCCTTGCTTCGAGTATCTGGCCGAGGTGCCGGAGCTCGACGAAGTTTTCAATCAGGCCATGACCGATCTCTCCGAGCTCGAAATCCCGCCCGTCGTTGCGGGGTACGACTTCAGCCGCTTCGGGACGATCGTCGACATCGCCGGCGGACGCGGCCGGCTGCTGGCCGCGATATTGAACGCCACGCCGAAAGCCCGGGGGATCCTGTTCGATCAGCCGCACGTGGTTGCTGGTGCCTCGTCATTGCTCGAGGAACACGGCGTGGCGGATCGGGTCAAGCTGGTTGAAGGTTCCTTCTTCGAGTCGGTGGCCGACGGTGGCGACGCCTACCTTCTCAAGCACATCATCCATGACTGGCCGGACGACGAGGCCGTGCAGATTCTCAGTAACATCCGCAAAGCCGCCGGGGTCGGAAAGCAGGTGCTGATACTGGAATTCGTCATTCCGCGGCACGAGCGTGAATTCCCGGGCCACTGGATGGATCTGGAAATGCATGTCGCGGCCGGTGCTCGCGAGCGCACCGCCGGCCAATACGGCCGGCTGCTGAGCCGCGCGGGCTTTCGGCTGACCCGAGTGGTCGAAACAGCCTCACCCCTGAGCATCGTCGAAGCGGTCGCCGTCTAA
- a CDS encoding methyltransferase has translation MFSLKVPETQVARVVETARHHVGRLRQHMVPPSAAMWEMITNAWVAQAISAAAELGIADALAKGPLSADELAEAVDADADSVSRLLRALIGSGVFRQTRDGRYALNPLADTLCSDNDVSLRGVARFIGAPQHREHWSNLATAIRTDRAVVSEMRGKPIFEYLAEEKDYDEIFNEAMTSASEFAIAPVVAGYDFSRFSTIVDVAGGHGRLLAAILNATPKARGILFDQPHVVCDAPALLEQHRVADRVQVAEGSFFDTITEGGDAYVLKHIVHDWPDEQALQILRNVRKAADVGKHVLLVEQVLPEHDRDFPGNWLDLEVLIEFDGRERTAKGYAELLSRAGFRMTRVVETASPYSVVEAIAM, from the coding sequence ATGTTTTCGCTCAAAGTTCCAGAAACTCAGGTTGCCCGGGTCGTCGAAACGGCCCGGCACCACGTCGGTCGGCTGCGCCAACACATGGTTCCGCCGTCGGCCGCGATGTGGGAAATGATCACGAATGCTTGGGTGGCGCAGGCGATTAGCGCTGCAGCGGAGCTCGGCATTGCCGATGCGCTGGCGAAGGGTCCGTTGTCGGCAGACGAGCTGGCCGAGGCTGTCGACGCCGATGCCGACAGCGTCAGCCGTCTGCTGCGGGCTTTGATCGGCTCTGGCGTTTTCCGTCAAACCCGCGACGGGCGCTACGCCCTCAACCCGCTCGCGGACACCCTGTGCTCAGATAACGATGTCTCGCTGCGAGGCGTCGCGCGGTTTATCGGTGCACCCCAGCATCGGGAACACTGGAGCAACCTCGCGACCGCGATCCGCACCGATCGGGCCGTCGTTTCGGAGATGCGCGGCAAGCCGATCTTCGAGTACCTGGCCGAGGAAAAGGATTACGACGAGATTTTCAACGAGGCGATGACGAGCGCTTCCGAGTTCGCGATCGCGCCCGTCGTCGCGGGCTACGACTTCAGCCGCTTCTCGACGATCGTCGACGTCGCCGGTGGGCACGGCCGGCTGCTGGCCGCGATATTGAACGCCACGCCGAAAGCCCGGGGGATCCTGTTCGATCAGCCGCACGTTGTCTGCGACGCACCAGCCCTGCTCGAACAGCATCGCGTGGCCGACCGGGTCCAGGTGGCCGAGGGGTCATTCTTCGACACCATCACGGAGGGTGGCGACGCGTACGTCCTCAAACACATCGTCCACGACTGGCCCGACGAGCAGGCGCTGCAAATCCTGCGCAACGTGCGCAAGGCCGCCGACGTCGGTAAGCATGTGTTGCTCGTCGAACAAGTCCTTCCCGAGCACGATCGCGATTTTCCGGGCAACTGGCTCGACCTGGAAGTGCTGATCGAATTCGACGGCCGCGAGCGCACCGCCAAGGGGTATGCCGAACTGTTGAGCCGCGCCGGATTCCGGATGACCCGGGTGGTGGAGACCGCGTCGCCGTACAGCGTCGTCGAGGCGATTGCCATGTAA
- the coaA gene encoding type I pantothenate kinase gives MPRLSEPSPYVEFDRKQWRALRMSTPLALTEEELVGLRGLGEQIDILEVEEVYLPLARLIHLQVAARQRLFAATAEFLGEPQQAPDRPVPFVIGVAGSVAVGKSTTARVLQALLARWDHHPRVDLVTTDGFLYPNAELDRRNLMHRKGFPESYNRRALMRFVTSVKSGSDYACAPVYSHLRYDIISGAKHVVRHPDILILEGLNVLQTGPTLMVSDLFDFSLYVDARIEDIEQWYVSRFLAMRSTAFADPASHFHHYSALNDTKAVAAAREIWRSINRPNLVENILPTRPRATLVLRKDADHSINRLRLRKL, from the coding sequence ATGCCCCGGCTGAGCGAGCCGAGCCCATATGTGGAGTTCGACCGAAAGCAGTGGCGCGCGTTGCGCATGTCGACGCCGCTGGCCCTCACTGAAGAGGAGCTTGTCGGTCTGCGTGGTCTCGGCGAGCAGATCGACATTCTCGAGGTCGAAGAGGTCTATCTGCCGCTGGCCCGGCTCATCCACCTTCAGGTCGCGGCACGGCAGCGATTGTTCGCTGCCACTGCGGAATTCCTCGGTGAGCCCCAGCAGGCCCCCGACCGGCCGGTGCCGTTCGTCATCGGCGTGGCCGGCAGCGTCGCGGTCGGAAAGTCGACCACAGCCCGTGTGCTGCAGGCATTGCTGGCGCGCTGGGACCACCACCCGCGGGTCGACCTGGTGACCACCGACGGCTTCCTCTACCCGAATGCCGAGCTGGACCGGCGAAACCTGATGCACCGCAAAGGCTTTCCGGAGAGCTACAACCGCCGGGCGCTGATGCGGTTCGTCACCTCGGTCAAATCGGGTTCGGACTACGCATGTGCGCCGGTGTACTCACACCTGCGCTACGACATCATCTCCGGGGCTAAACATGTGGTCCGCCATCCGGACATCCTGATCCTGGAGGGCCTCAACGTCTTGCAAACCGGTCCGACCCTGATGGTGTCGGACCTGTTCGACTTCTCGCTGTACGTGGATGCCCGGATCGAAGACATCGAGCAGTGGTACGTCTCGCGGTTCCTGGCGATGCGCAGCACGGCCTTCGCCGACCCGGCGTCGCACTTCCACCACTACTCGGCCCTCAACGACACCAAGGCGGTCGCCGCCGCGCGCGAAATCTGGCGGTCGATCAACCGGCCCAATCTGGTCGAGAACATTCTGCCCACCCGGCCCCGGGCGACCCTGGTGCTGCGCAAGGACGCCGACCACTCCATCAACCGGTTGCGGCTGCGCAAGCTCTGA